A region from the Salidesulfovibrio onnuriiensis genome encodes:
- the ftsH gene encoding ATP-dependent zinc metalloprotease FtsH: MNNFSKNLIIWATISLLMVVLFNLFNQQPSPQTQFTYSEFLSRVSNGEVMSVKIQGKTINGVTSDNKRFQTFAPNDPKLVDTLIQKGVEVAAEPPAENPWYMTLLISWFPMLLLIGVWIFFMRQMQGGGGGRGAMSFGRSRARLINEETAKVTFEDVAGVDEAKEELTEVVDFLREPRKFTRLGGRIPKGVLLVGPPGTGKTLLARAVAGEAGVPFFSISGSDFVEMFVGVGASRVRDLFSQGKKNAPCLIFIDEIDAVGRQRGAGLGGGHDEREQTLNQLLVEMDGFESNEGVILVAATNRPDVLDPALLRPGRFDRQVVVPTPDLRGREHILKVHARRTPLAPEVDLATIARGTPGFSGADLENLVNEAALYAAKQNKDCVDMSDFEEAKDKVIMGKERRSLIMTDDEKKSTAYHEGGHALVGKMLPQCDPLHKVTIIPRGRALGVTSFLPEEDRVSRSKTQCEADIAMALGGRAAEELVFNQFTTGASNDIKRATQLARNMVCLWGMSEKLGPLSFSDNQEQVFLGKELIHNKDYGEETARLIDAEVKRFIDEGYQRAMKILGENKEVLDRVAEALLERETITNEEMEMLMAGKELPPMESNGGSRSGGSKGSSGGAGSDKPGYTPVSETKAYGANGEPRPEPAADAEDDFILEEDEDKPVQ; encoded by the coding sequence TTGAACAATTTTTCCAAGAATCTGATTATCTGGGCGACCATCTCCCTGTTGATGGTGGTCCTCTTCAATCTTTTCAATCAGCAGCCTTCGCCGCAGACGCAGTTCACTTACAGTGAATTCCTTTCCCGCGTGTCGAATGGCGAGGTCATGTCCGTGAAGATCCAGGGCAAGACCATCAATGGCGTCACTTCGGACAACAAGCGGTTCCAGACTTTCGCGCCCAACGATCCCAAACTGGTCGATACCTTGATCCAGAAGGGGGTCGAGGTTGCCGCGGAGCCGCCTGCGGAAAATCCCTGGTACATGACGCTGCTCATCAGTTGGTTCCCCATGCTGCTGCTCATCGGCGTTTGGATATTCTTCATGCGCCAGATGCAGGGCGGCGGTGGAGGCCGGGGAGCCATGTCCTTTGGCCGTTCCCGCGCACGGCTCATCAATGAGGAGACCGCCAAGGTCACCTTCGAGGATGTGGCCGGTGTGGACGAGGCCAAGGAAGAACTGACCGAGGTGGTGGATTTCCTGCGCGAGCCGCGCAAGTTCACCCGTCTTGGCGGCCGCATTCCCAAGGGCGTTCTACTTGTGGGCCCTCCGGGCACCGGTAAGACGCTTCTGGCCCGCGCCGTGGCAGGTGAGGCCGGAGTGCCGTTTTTCTCCATCTCGGGTTCCGACTTCGTTGAAATGTTCGTTGGCGTGGGCGCATCCCGCGTGCGCGACCTCTTTTCCCAGGGAAAGAAGAATGCTCCCTGTCTGATCTTCATCGATGAAATCGATGCCGTGGGACGCCAGCGCGGCGCAGGCCTCGGCGGCGGACACGACGAGCGCGAACAGACCCTGAACCAGTTGCTGGTGGAAATGGACGGATTCGAGTCCAACGAGGGCGTTATCCTGGTGGCCGCCACAAACCGCCCGGACGTTCTGGACCCGGCCCTGCTGCGTCCCGGCCGTTTCGACCGCCAGGTGGTGGTTCCCACCCCGGACCTGCGCGGCCGCGAACATATTCTCAAGGTGCATGCCCGCCGGACGCCGCTGGCTCCGGAAGTGGATCTTGCCACCATCGCTCGCGGCACCCCCGGTTTTTCGGGCGCTGACCTGGAGAACCTGGTCAACGAGGCGGCTCTCTACGCGGCCAAGCAGAACAAGGACTGTGTGGACATGTCCGACTTCGAGGAAGCCAAGGACAAGGTCATCATGGGCAAGGAACGCCGCAGCCTGATCATGACCGACGATGAAAAGAAATCCACGGCCTACCATGAGGGCGGCCACGCCCTGGTGGGCAAGATGCTTCCCCAGTGCGACCCGCTGCACAAAGTGACCATCATCCCGCGCGGCCGTGCCCTGGGCGTGACCAGTTTTCTGCCGGAAGAGGACCGTGTCAGTCGTTCCAAGACCCAGTGCGAGGCCGATATTGCCATGGCCCTGGGCGGACGCGCCGCAGAGGAGCTTGTTTTCAACCAGTTCACCACCGGTGCTTCCAATGATATCAAGCGCGCCACCCAGTTGGCCCGCAACATGGTCTGCCTCTGGGGCATGAGCGAAAAGCTCGGCCCGTTGTCCTTCAGCGACAACCAGGAGCAGGTTTTCCTGGGCAAGGAACTTATCCACAACAAGGACTACGGCGAGGAAACCGCCCGGCTCATCGACGCCGAGGTCAAGCGTTTCATCGACGAAGGTTACCAGCGCGCCATGAAGATTCTTGGCGAGAATAAGGAAGTTTTGGATCGTGTGGCCGAAGCCTTGCTGGAGCGCGAAACCATCACCAACGAGGAGATGGAAATGCTTATGGCCGGCAAGGAACTGCCGCCCATGGAAAGCAACGGCGGGTCCCGGAGCGGTGGCTCCAAGGGCTCTTCCGGTGGCGCCGGATCCGACAAGCCCGGATACACGCCCGTGAGCGAAACCAAGGCCTATGGCGCGAATGGAGAACCCCGGCCCGAGCCCGCTGCGGACGCCGAGGACGACTTTATTCTGGAAGAGGACGAAGACAAGCCGGTGCAGTAA
- the folP gene encoding dihydropteroate synthase, whose product MPEITWNIARGRALGPAPFLIAGIVNVTPDSFYDGGQHDGPDAGVAHAKELVRQGAHILDIGGESTRPYADKVGLAQELERVIPVVRDLAGQKLAGPDESSVTPAISVDTYKARVAARALEAGAEIINDVSAFRFEPELLDVVGQYKPGYVLMHSLGRPEDMQDAPCYDNVVDEVLAFFEERLNLLDKAGVPGENIVLDPGIGFGKLLEHNLEILKNIERFKVFGLPIYMGLSNKSLWQHLLGLEVGQRQNATQVATALLAARGVPIHRVHEVALTRQSLTIVQEIA is encoded by the coding sequence ATGCCTGAAATCACATGGAACATAGCAAGGGGCAGGGCGCTCGGCCCGGCCCCTTTTCTTATTGCCGGAATCGTCAACGTCACCCCTGATTCCTTTTATGACGGGGGCCAGCATGACGGCCCTGATGCGGGCGTGGCCCACGCCAAAGAACTCGTACGCCAGGGTGCTCATATCCTGGATATCGGTGGGGAAAGCACCCGTCCTTACGCGGACAAGGTCGGCCTGGCGCAGGAGCTGGAACGCGTCATACCGGTGGTGCGCGACCTTGCGGGCCAAAAGCTGGCGGGTCCGGACGAAAGTTCGGTGACTCCCGCCATTTCCGTGGATACCTACAAGGCCCGCGTGGCAGCGCGGGCCCTGGAGGCGGGAGCCGAGATCATCAACGATGTCTCCGCATTCCGCTTCGAGCCCGAGCTGCTGGACGTGGTCGGGCAGTACAAGCCCGGGTACGTGCTCATGCACAGCCTGGGCAGGCCGGAGGACATGCAGGACGCCCCTTGTTACGACAATGTGGTGGACGAGGTGCTGGCTTTTTTCGAGGAGCGTCTCAACCTGCTGGACAAGGCCGGGGTTCCGGGAGAAAATATAGTGCTGGATCCCGGCATAGGGTTCGGGAAACTGCTGGAGCACAATCTGGAGATTTTGAAAAACATAGAGCGGTTCAAGGTATTCGGGCTTCCGATCTACATGGGGCTTTCCAACAAATCCCTGTGGCAGCATCTGCTAGGGCTCGAAGTGGGGCAGCGGCAGAACGCCACCCAGGTGGCCACGGCCCTGCTTGCGGCCAGGGGGGTTCCCATCCACCGGGTCCATGAGGTTGCACTGACCCGACAATCATTGACCATTGTTCAGGAAATAGCGTAA
- the cdaA gene encoding diadenylate cyclase CdaA, producing the protein MFELFGTTITWQVLLDIGIVALIYYYLIVLVRDTRAVAVIYGLMFVLVVYFVSGYLNLFTLHTLLSEFLDSIFLVIIILFQGDIRKALAQVGAGRFWSRAQKVESKAFDELIQALVSMSRTKTGAIIVLEKHVPLGDIIERGVEIDAKVTKELLESIFFEDTPLHDGAVVIRRNRIAAAACILPLSSKLRGETMFGTRHRAALGISESADAVTVVVSEERGDISIAIGGRLTTSLDEVRLRRVLKNALER; encoded by the coding sequence ATGTTCGAGTTATTCGGTACCACCATCACCTGGCAGGTCCTGCTGGATATCGGGATTGTCGCCCTCATTTACTACTACCTCATCGTTCTGGTGCGCGACACTCGCGCCGTGGCGGTCATCTACGGGCTCATGTTCGTGCTGGTGGTCTACTTCGTTTCCGGATACCTGAACCTTTTTACGCTGCATACGCTTTTGAGCGAGTTCCTGGACTCCATCTTCCTGGTCATCATCATCCTGTTTCAGGGCGACATCCGGAAGGCGCTCGCCCAGGTGGGGGCCGGACGGTTCTGGAGCCGGGCCCAGAAGGTCGAATCCAAGGCTTTCGACGAACTGATCCAGGCGCTTGTTTCCATGTCCCGCACCAAGACCGGGGCCATCATCGTTCTCGAAAAACATGTTCCCTTGGGGGATATCATCGAGCGCGGCGTGGAGATCGACGCCAAGGTGACCAAGGAGCTCCTTGAATCCATCTTTTTCGAGGATACGCCGCTGCATGACGGCGCGGTGGTCATCCGTCGCAATAGGATTGCCGCCGCCGCCTGTATCCTGCCCCTGTCCTCCAAGCTGCGCGGGGAAACCATGTTCGGCACCAGACACCGGGCGGCCCTGGGCATCAGCGAAAGCGCCGATGCCGTCACCGTGGTCGTTTCCGAGGAGCGTGGCGACATTTCCATCGCCATCGGCGGTAGGTTGACCACCAGCCTGGACGAGGTCCGGCTGAGACGAGTACTCAAGAACGCACTGGAACGGTAG
- a CDS encoding CdaR family protein, whose product MKKNWSYVLLAIMLSVFSWFLVTGREKVEVLADMSLVMTNPPEGLIIESGLPDQIKVRVRGSKGLVRSLVDKTLTYPLDVSGLAVGETVVEIREDAVPLSSAYEIVEIKPNRLVLKVDRIARKDIAVEGAWKGNINPDYELVGAVTVPEVVRVKGPETVLKKITRTKVTVDEDFLDEVPANWKHEQALDLPPDVEATPGQVSVELRFAPKMREIWVKIPLTVIAPEGKRVKTKQDYVRLLLDGPVYLFRDQEFRKDMAAEITVAAGQPVGTYDYDYMVRLPEGCRLKRKNPERIRTEIR is encoded by the coding sequence ATGAAGAAGAACTGGTCATATGTCCTGCTGGCGATCATGCTTTCCGTTTTTTCCTGGTTCCTGGTTACCGGGAGGGAAAAGGTGGAGGTGCTGGCGGACATGTCCCTGGTCATGACCAACCCGCCTGAGGGTCTGATCATCGAAAGCGGTCTTCCGGACCAGATCAAGGTCCGCGTGCGCGGTTCCAAGGGGCTGGTTCGTTCCCTGGTGGACAAAACCTTGACCTATCCGCTGGATGTCAGCGGGCTGGCCGTGGGCGAGACCGTGGTGGAGATTCGCGAGGACGCGGTTCCGCTTTCCTCCGCATATGAAATAGTGGAGATCAAGCCCAACCGCCTGGTGCTCAAGGTGGACCGCATTGCCCGCAAGGACATAGCGGTGGAAGGGGCCTGGAAGGGCAATATCAATCCCGATTATGAACTGGTCGGCGCCGTGACCGTTCCCGAGGTGGTGCGCGTCAAGGGGCCGGAAACCGTATTGAAGAAGATCACCCGCACCAAGGTGACCGTGGACGAGGATTTTCTGGACGAGGTCCCGGCGAACTGGAAGCATGAGCAGGCGCTTGATCTCCCCCCGGACGTGGAGGCCACCCCTGGCCAGGTTTCCGTGGAGTTGCGTTTTGCTCCCAAGATGCGCGAGATCTGGGTCAAGATTCCCTTGACCGTGATCGCCCCCGAGGGTAAGCGCGTCAAGACCAAGCAGGACTATGTGCGCCTGTTACTGGATGGCCCTGTGTACCTGTTCCGGGACCAGGAGTTCCGCAAGGACATGGCCGCCGAGATTACCGTGGCCGCGGGACAGCCTGTGGGCACCTACGATTATGATTACATGGTCAGGCTCCCGGAAGGGTGCCGCCTGAAACGAAAGAATCCTGAGCGAATCAGGACCGAGATACGCTGA
- the glmM gene encoding phosphoglucosamine mutase produces the protein MNQRLFGTDGLRGQVNIFPMTPEIALRLGLAAGQYFRNGNKRHRVVIGKDTRLSGYVFETALTSGFCANGMDVFLVGPMPTPAISFLTRNMRADLGVVISASHNPFMDNGIKFFDSNGFKLPDEVEDEIADLVMSGHSDWDYPDPERIGRAHRINDARGRYIVYLKNSFSQTLTLDGMKIVLDCANGAAYGVAPYVFEELGATVVKVGMDPDGQNINRQCGSLYPEVISRKVREVGADVGLALDGDADRLIVCDEKGHVLDGDQIMAISALEMMEKGTLPKGMLVSTVMSNMALELFMKEKGGTLLRAPVGDRYVVEAMRREGATLGGEQSGHLIYMDHSTTGDGLLAALQLLRIMCEKKQPMSALSNLLQPFPQVLKNVHVERKIPFEQAPKVMEAVAKVEKELAGKGRVLLRYSGTEAVARVMVEGPDQAKVEQYVDDLVGTLEKHLR, from the coding sequence ATGAATCAGAGACTTTTTGGAACCGACGGCCTTCGCGGCCAGGTCAATATATTCCCCATGACCCCGGAAATCGCCCTGCGCCTCGGTTTGGCCGCAGGCCAGTACTTTCGAAACGGCAACAAGCGGCACCGCGTTGTGATCGGCAAGGATACCCGGCTTTCCGGTTATGTCTTCGAAACCGCTCTTACCTCGGGCTTTTGCGCCAACGGCATGGACGTTTTTCTGGTGGGTCCCATGCCCACACCCGCCATTTCCTTCCTGACCCGCAACATGCGGGCCGATCTCGGGGTGGTCATTTCCGCCTCCCATAATCCGTTCATGGATAACGGCATCAAGTTTTTCGACAGCAACGGATTCAAGCTCCCGGACGAGGTTGAGGACGAGATCGCTGATCTTGTCATGTCCGGGCATTCCGATTGGGACTACCCGGATCCCGAGCGGATCGGCAGGGCGCACCGCATCAACGATGCGCGCGGCCGGTATATCGTCTATCTCAAGAACAGCTTTTCCCAGACTCTGACCCTGGACGGCATGAAGATCGTGCTGGACTGCGCCAACGGCGCTGCCTACGGCGTGGCTCCCTATGTCTTCGAGGAGCTCGGAGCCACGGTGGTCAAGGTCGGCATGGACCCGGACGGCCAGAACATCAACCGCCAGTGCGGCTCCCTGTATCCGGAGGTCATTTCCCGCAAGGTGCGCGAAGTGGGCGCGGATGTAGGGCTGGCCTTGGACGGCGACGCGGACCGGCTCATTGTTTGCGATGAAAAGGGACATGTGCTGGACGGCGACCAGATCATGGCCATTTCCGCTCTGGAAATGATGGAAAAGGGTACCCTGCCCAAGGGCATGCTCGTTTCCACGGTCATGAGCAACATGGCTCTGGAATTGTTCATGAAGGAAAAGGGCGGCACGCTGTTGCGCGCCCCGGTGGGCGACCGCTACGTGGTGGAGGCCATGCGGCGCGAGGGCGCTACGCTTGGCGGGGAACAGTCCGGCCATCTCATTTATATGGATCACAGCACAACAGGCGACGGTTTGCTTGCCGCACTGCAATTATTGCGTATAATGTGCGAGAAAAAACAGCCCATGTCCGCGCTTTCGAATCTGCTTCAGCCGTTTCCGCAGGTTCTCAAGAATGTGCATGTGGAGCGCAAGATCCCCTTTGAGCAGGCTCCCAAGGTCATGGAAGCTGTTGCCAAGGTTGAAAAGGAGCTTGCAGGAAAGGGACGTGTGCTGCTTCGCTATTCGGGAACCGAGGCCGTGGCCCGGGTCATGGTTGAAGGCCCCGATCAGGCCAAGGTCGAGCAGTACGTGGACGATCTCGTGGGCACTCTCGAAAAGCATCTTCGTTAA
- the galU gene encoding UTP--glucose-1-phosphate uridylyltransferase GalU: protein MDIRKAVIPVAGWGTRSLPATKNIPKEMLPIYKKPIVQYIVEEAIGAGLQDVVFVTNQNKKIIEDHFDRSFLLEQLLERGGKMQLLKEVRQVADMCNMISVRQKEQLGLGHAVLCAKEVCKNEPFAVMLGDDLMFGMNAGIIELLDAARTEGKAVVGVIDVPREKVNRYGIIQGEEFAPNLFRVRNLVEKPKPEEAPSTLAITGRYVLLPEIFDILENQEPGVGGEIQLTDALQGLADQDKLIAVKLQGQRFDAGDWVEYLTANIYFALHDEELHDDLVKRLMELLPCTDLNKK, encoded by the coding sequence ATGGACATCAGGAAAGCCGTTATTCCCGTCGCCGGTTGGGGAACCCGTTCATTGCCTGCCACCAAGAACATCCCCAAGGAGATGCTTCCCATCTACAAGAAGCCCATTGTTCAGTACATTGTGGAGGAAGCCATCGGGGCCGGTCTGCAGGATGTGGTTTTCGTCACCAACCAGAACAAGAAGATCATCGAGGATCATTTCGACCGCAGCTTTCTGCTTGAACAATTGCTGGAGCGCGGGGGGAAGATGCAGCTGCTCAAGGAAGTTCGCCAGGTCGCGGATATGTGCAACATGATTTCCGTGCGCCAGAAGGAGCAGCTTGGCCTGGGGCATGCCGTGCTCTGTGCCAAGGAAGTCTGCAAGAACGAACCTTTTGCGGTCATGCTCGGCGACGATCTCATGTTCGGCATGAACGCTGGAATCATCGAGCTTCTGGATGCCGCCCGCACCGAGGGCAAGGCCGTGGTCGGGGTCATTGACGTGCCTCGTGAGAAGGTCAACCGCTACGGCATCATCCAGGGCGAGGAATTCGCGCCCAATCTTTTCCGGGTCAGGAATCTGGTGGAAAAACCCAAGCCCGAGGAAGCTCCTTCGACCCTGGCCATTACGGGGCGGTATGTGCTTCTTCCCGAGATTTTCGACATCCTCGAAAATCAGGAGCCCGGGGTAGGCGGAGAAATCCAGCTCACCGACGCCCTGCAGGGCCTTGCCGACCAGGACAAGCTCATTGCCGTGAAATTGCAGGGCCAGCGTTTCGATGCCGGCGACTGGGTGGAATACCTGACCGCCAACATCTATTTTGCCCTGCACGATGAGGAATTGCACGACGACTTGGTTAAACGCCTCATGGAGCTGCTGCCGTGCACCGATCTCAACAAAAAATAG
- the priA gene encoding replication restart helicase PriA: protein MSRYWQVTLLSPPYQTLTYGYPEYFPALEPGTRVIVPLGRGNRVGVLAQAADSAPEGVEVRPVLWPLETAPVLGPGYMEMVRNLATRQMVPDGRILETLLPRGLRSAAVTYTLERDPRTSPFPASIKPSLLASMPEQDKRVLMEAWLAGKMRVRLNPRKEAEERFVTLAVDPPWPVRPNAKRQLRLLEHLLDNGPQSLFSLKCVLGDWSSDIAQRLEGSGLVTIGELSADMLAQVDEPVDCEPSAALDFDFTGEQELAFASLEAALQEGRPASHLVHGVTGSGKTYLYLNLIAKCLEAGRSALLLAPEVALACQLAKAAARAFPGRNVRFYHGYQSPKKRETTFLEVASDLEPSLVVGTRSSLFLPVKNLGLIILDEEHDESYKQEERLAYQAKEVAWFRVQQANGLLVLGSATPDVKTFHAARSGAVPVSTLAQRVGESELPDVELVDISETVDREQPFAPRSIEAIQETVGRGEQVIVMLNRRGYAPLMYCVDCGTVVRCPECEVGMTFHKGRERVICHYCGLSHAYPLLCAKCGGGNFIPMGEGTERLEEQLQAILPEGTKVLRMDRDSTRRQERMEEILESFRKKEAQVLVGTQMLSKGHHFPDVTLVVVADGDLGLNLPDYRASERTFQLLVQVAGRAGRGGRKGRVLIQTRNPGHEIWMQVLSGDYLTFFNQEIERRRKFGYPPFSKLGLVRISFPGDWEGGQAAMMELGSLVRRKAVQLGVTALGPAPAPLAMLRGRRRFSCLLKSSQWQGIRELYSFIEKRNPAPRKIRMNLDLDPLSML, encoded by the coding sequence ATGAGCCGTTACTGGCAGGTCACGCTTCTTTCTCCTCCGTATCAGACCCTGACATACGGATATCCCGAGTATTTCCCAGCTCTCGAGCCGGGAACACGGGTGATTGTTCCTCTGGGGCGCGGCAATCGTGTGGGCGTTTTGGCTCAGGCTGCGGACAGCGCTCCCGAGGGTGTTGAGGTCCGGCCTGTGCTTTGGCCCTTGGAGACCGCTCCCGTTCTGGGGCCCGGCTACATGGAAATGGTGCGTAACCTGGCCACACGCCAGATGGTGCCGGACGGGCGCATCCTGGAAACCCTTCTACCGCGGGGGCTTCGTTCGGCGGCGGTGACTTATACCCTGGAGCGCGATCCCCGGACAAGTCCGTTTCCGGCATCCATCAAGCCTTCGCTCCTGGCCTCCATGCCGGAACAGGACAAGCGGGTGCTCATGGAGGCATGGCTGGCTGGCAAGATGCGTGTGCGCCTCAATCCCCGGAAAGAGGCTGAGGAACGGTTCGTCACCCTTGCCGTGGATCCGCCCTGGCCGGTTCGTCCCAATGCCAAGCGGCAGTTGCGGTTGCTGGAGCATCTGCTGGATAACGGGCCGCAGAGTCTTTTTTCCCTCAAATGCGTCCTGGGCGATTGGTCCTCGGATATTGCCCAGCGTCTGGAAGGATCCGGGCTGGTGACCATCGGCGAACTTTCCGCCGACATGCTGGCCCAGGTGGACGAGCCCGTTGACTGCGAACCTTCCGCAGCCCTGGATTTCGATTTTACCGGAGAACAGGAACTGGCCTTTGCCTCCCTTGAGGCCGCTCTCCAAGAGGGCAGGCCCGCCTCTCATCTGGTGCACGGCGTCACGGGCAGCGGCAAGACCTATCTTTATCTCAATCTGATCGCCAAATGTCTCGAAGCCGGACGTTCCGCGCTGCTGCTGGCCCCGGAAGTTGCCCTGGCCTGCCAGCTGGCCAAGGCGGCCGCACGGGCGTTCCCCGGCAGGAACGTCAGATTTTATCACGGCTATCAGAGCCCGAAAAAGCGGGAGACAACCTTTCTGGAGGTCGCTTCCGACCTGGAGCCGAGTTTGGTGGTGGGCACCCGGTCCTCCCTGTTCCTGCCCGTGAAGAATTTGGGCCTGATCATTCTCGATGAGGAGCACGACGAATCCTACAAGCAGGAGGAACGCCTTGCCTACCAGGCCAAGGAGGTCGCCTGGTTTCGGGTGCAGCAGGCCAATGGCTTGCTGGTGCTGGGGTCGGCCACGCCGGATGTGAAGACCTTTCACGCCGCGCGTTCCGGGGCCGTTCCCGTTTCCACGCTGGCCCAGCGGGTGGGGGAGAGCGAGCTGCCGGACGTCGAACTGGTGGACATCAGCGAAACGGTCGACCGGGAACAACCGTTTGCGCCGCGGAGCATTGAGGCCATCCAGGAGACCGTGGGCCGGGGCGAACAGGTCATCGTCATGCTCAACCGTCGGGGCTATGCGCCGCTAATGTACTGCGTGGATTGCGGCACCGTGGTTCGTTGCCCGGAATGCGAGGTCGGCATGACCTTTCACAAGGGGCGCGAGCGGGTTATCTGCCACTATTGCGGCCTGAGTCATGCCTATCCCTTGCTCTGCGCCAAGTGCGGCGGCGGCAATTTCATTCCCATGGGCGAAGGTACCGAACGGTTGGAGGAACAGCTTCAGGCCATCTTGCCCGAAGGCACCAAGGTCCTGCGCATGGATCGCGACTCCACCCGCCGCCAGGAGCGCATGGAGGAGATTCTGGAATCCTTCCGCAAGAAGGAGGCCCAGGTGCTGGTGGGCACCCAGATGCTTTCCAAGGGACACCATTTCCCCGACGTGACATTGGTGGTGGTTGCCGATGGCGACCTGGGGCTGAACCTGCCCGACTACCGCGCCTCCGAGCGAACCTTCCAGTTGCTGGTGCAGGTTGCCGGGCGCGCGGGGAGAGGCGGGCGCAAGGGCAGGGTGCTCATCCAGACCCGTAACCCCGGGCACGAAATCTGGATGCAGGTGCTTTCCGGTGATTACCTAACTTTTTTCAACCAGGAGATCGAGCGCCGCAGAAAGTTCGGTTATCCGCCGTTCAGCAAGCTCGGCTTGGTGCGCATCAGTTTCCCGGGCGACTGGGAAGGCGGGCAGGCCGCCATGATGGAACTGGGAAGTCTTGTGCGTCGCAAGGCCGTACAGCTCGGAGTCACCGCTCTCGGCCCCGCTCCGGCTCCCCTGGCCATGTTGCGGGGGCGCAGACGGTTCAGTTGTCTGCTCAAGTCTTCCCAGTGGCAGGGGATCAGAGAGCTGTATTCCTTTATAGAGAAGCGTAATCCCGCGCCTCGCAAGATACGCATGAATCTGGATCTCGACCCCTTAAGCATGCTCTAG
- a CDS encoding OmpH family outer membrane protein produces the protein MKQIKIVVSAMCLLALLAPQAFARVGFINPQRVVNESRIGKVAQEDLAKLGRIKDQRIRKSGAKIDGIKAEIGKGGLSVTDQKVRENQLEVLYGRHERLIKQSNQDIRSEESLLIQFIMRKADKILRRLAAQDGFTLILTDPDSIGYISPEVDLTDRVIKALNEEM, from the coding sequence ATGAAGCAAATAAAGATAGTTGTCAGTGCAATGTGCCTTTTGGCCCTGCTGGCGCCCCAGGCCTTTGCCCGGGTGGGATTTATCAATCCCCAGCGTGTTGTCAATGAATCGCGTATCGGCAAGGTGGCTCAGGAAGACCTGGCCAAGCTCGGCAGGATCAAGGATCAGCGCATCCGCAAGAGCGGGGCGAAGATCGACGGTATCAAGGCCGAAATCGGCAAGGGCGGTTTGTCCGTTACCGACCAGAAGGTCCGCGAGAATCAGCTTGAGGTGCTCTATGGCCGCCATGAACGGCTGATCAAGCAGAGCAACCAGGACATACGCTCCGAGGAGAGCCTGCTCATTCAATTCATCATGCGCAAGGCCGACAAGATCCTGCGACGGCTGGCAGCCCAGGACGGCTTCACGCTCATCCTGACCGACCCCGATTCCATCGGCTACATTTCCCCGGAAGTGGATCTGACCGACCGGGTTATCAAGGCCCTGAACGAGGAGATGTAG